The genomic window AATAGTTCTACCAGATaggtttattaaatgtttttttttcagtctttttttcagTCAAGATGAGTGATAAGCCAGATTTGTCTGAAGTGGAGAAGTTTGACAGGTCAAAACTGAAGAAAActaatactaaagaaaaaaatactcttcCCTCAAAGGAAAGTAAGTCATGGGGGCTTTCTAGTTGAGACAAACAATGTTGAAAGTTGATAGGTTCAGTAAATAAACTCTTcttgtatattttgccacaaagTAAGCAATAATTAAAGTACTAATGTATTTAATACAACatctaaaaatatcaaatacttgCTTCTTACCTGGCTTATATGAGTGGTTCTCACAAAATAGGCCCTAGTAGTaatgggagaatttttttaaaactggtttttttggttgttgaaaaaaattactaaaagccACATTAAAACCAATCTTGGGATATTGGACTCAGTAGTATAAACATCTTAGTTTTGTCcaattttgggggtttttttgccatttttatgcaTCTAACAATTTGGGTCTGTGATCTCATCCCTAGAGAGCTGTATAAATTTTATGGTTTGGGCCTTCTCTACCTGATGGCAAAATGAGGTGGGAGAACCAGTTTGGCTCTTGGGTATACTCAGGTCTTCCAGGGATCAAGAAATCAGTTTTGCCCTCCTGACTTACAGTCTCCTGCAGAAACTCTAAACCAAGGGGCACATTTTTTCATGTCACCATTATTTGAAAGTTCCAAAGTTAGAATTGTCTGAAATGGTATATCTTTCTAATTGTATAGGGAtagataaatctgaaaaaaatgtttcagttcctcttcattcttaaaataatatatggTAAAAAATGGCAACAGCATAGATCTACCTCTtaaatgggggggaaaaaccCTGCAGTTGATGTAGATTCTAATGTAGATTCAGgtggtttacacacacacacacacacacacacacacacacacacacacaactgtaaGCAGG from Ailuropoda melanoleuca isolate Jingjing unplaced genomic scaffold, ASM200744v2 unplaced-scaffold73452, whole genome shotgun sequence includes these protein-coding regions:
- the LOC117800630 gene encoding thymosin beta-15A encodes the protein MSDKPDLSEVEKFDRSKLKKTNTKEKNTLPSKETIQQEKECVQTS